The sequence GAGGAGGCTAATTTCTGAAGGTTATTCTTCGTTTATTATTAATAATTCTGCTAATGTTGGTATTGGAAATCTTTGGGTTTGTTATAAGGATGGGCTTCATGTTTCTGTAGTTAATTCTAGTAAACAAGCTATTACAATTGCGGTTGATGGTGTGTATATCTCTTTTGTCCATGCTATCTACAGTCAAACTACTAGGCGCAGGATTTGGCAGAAACTAGTTATGCAAGATTCAATTACACCTTGGCTGGTCATAggtgattttaattgtattttgtGTTTGAATGAGAAGAAAGGTGGCTTGGAAATAAGATCGTCTGTTATTGATGATTTCAGTGATTGGATGGATGACAATAATCTTTTTGAATCGGATTCCTTGGGAAGCAAATTCACTTGGTGTAATAGGCAATCTGGTACTAGGCgtattattagtaagttggatcgtgcaaTTATTAATGCGGCTTGGCTTGCTaaatttgagaattggcggtgtaaagctcttcctagggaagtttccgaGCATTCTACTCTTTTTGGTTATCCTTTTTCTGTTCCTAGGCCTTGTCGAGCTCCTTTTCGTGTTCAAAAGATGTGGTTTCTGCATGGGGATTTTCTTCGGATGGTCAATGAGAGTTGGACTTTGTCTGTTCATGGTTCTCCTGATTTTATTTTCCCTTATAAATTGAAGCGACTGAAGATTGCAATGAAGGATTGGAATCTGAGGATTTTTGGTAATGTGAATTCTCGTTTGAAGCAAGACCAACTTCATTTTGAGACATCATCTCTTATTTCAGATGAGGATCCTAGTAATACTGCTAAACTAAATGCAATGAAGGATGCTATGAAAACTTTATGTGATACTCGTTTGCAACAGTTAACTATGCTCAAGCAAAAGTCTAGGAACAAATGGTTGGTGGAGGGTTCAAGTAATTCCAGTTTCTTTCATAATAGTATTAGAATTAGAAAAAGTTTTAATACTATTTCGGAACTTGTTGATATGAATGGGACTTGTTTGACAAATTATGAGCAGCTTCGTAATCATGTAATTCAGTTCTATGAAGATAAGTTCAATGGCCAAGATCCGGTGATTGAAggggatttattttattttgagcaTGCTTCAATTTCTGTTGAGGAGAGCAACGCCATGGATATGATTCCTTCCCCGGAAGAAATTAAGCAAGCTGTTTTTGATCTGATTGCGGATAGTGCCCCAGGGAcggatggtttctctggttgtttctatcGTCATTGTTGGGATATTATTCATGATGATTTAACCAAGGCCATTATTCATTGTTGGAATGCTGGTAGTATTCCAAATGGTGTTAAttcatcttttatcattttgctGGCTAAGGTAAGGGGTGATAATACTCTTCGAAatttcagaccaattggtcttagtaattttttcttcaaaatttttactaagatcctAGCTACTAGACTTGGTACAGTTTTGGATAAGCTTGtgtctgaagaacaggtagccttcatgaaagggagaaatattcatgagaatattagCTTGGCGTCGGAGATGGTTAATGAGTTGCATTATAAACGCAAGGATGGCAACATTGGccttaaacttgatatttctcaagcttttgacacggtaaaTTGGGCTTTTGTGCTTGAAGTTTTCCGTaagtatggtttttctgaaaatTGGTGTGCTTGGATTTTTAATATCTTGCAGTCTGCTAGAATTTCTGTCATTTTGAATGGTAGTCCGGAAGGTTACTTCAAAATTAACAGAGGTTTGCGTCAAGGTGATCCCCTCTCCCCTTTGATTTTTGTcttgattgaggatgttcttagtagaaataTTACGAATCTTTTTCGTGATAAAAAGATGACTCCCATGGTAACTAGAGgtggtatttctcctactcaccttttctttgctgatgacataatgattttttgtaaaggtaaTTCCAAAAGTCTTCATAATCTTGTAGACTTGTTGGGAAGATATCAGCGTGCTTCAGGTCAGACTGTTTGTTGTCAAAAGAGtaagatttattatggtggtggttcttcgAGTTGGTGTAATTATATTGCATCTTATTTGGGGATGAGTGTAGATACTTTTCCGGACCGCtatttgggagttcaaattatgcCAGGTATTGTTCGATATCGCCATATTAGCAATGTTGTTGAAAATATTAGAAATCAGCTTGCTGGTTGGAGAGGGAGGTTATTATCTTTTCATGATCGCATTGTTCTTGTTAAATCAGTTATTGCCAGTTATTACATTCATGATATGGCTATTTATAAGTGGTAGTGGCTTTTGATAAAATCTGTTGCCCTTTTGAGGAGTGGGGTCTCGGACTAACTTGTATGGCCACTATGAACAAAGCTCTTATTATGAAACTTTGGTGGAATATTCGTAATTCTACAAAGAAGTGGGTTCTTTTCCTGAAGGCAAAATTATTTGATCGTAAGGGTTGTATTAAGCATTCGGGGGTTAAATCTTCTATTTTGCCTGGTTTAAGGAGTGTGTATAATTGTGTGGAAAAGAATACTAAGGTCTTAATTGGTGATGGTAGAGATACTTCTCTTTATTATGACATTTGGTTTGATAAGACTAGTATTACTGAAGTGCTAAATGATTATTCTCTCGATGCAACAGCTAGAGTTAGTGATATTTTAAAGGATGGCCTTTGGGATATTCCTGAAATTCACTTGCAATACTTGATTGCTGCTGGTCTAGAGTTGAATAGGATGCCAATTCCTATGGGTGGAGCTGATGTTAGGGTATGGATGCCGGAGTTGAAGGGTGAGTTCAGCGTTAAGTCTGCAATTGAGTTGCTTCGGCAGAAGTATTCTCGGTTAGAAGGTACGCAACTTCTATGGAGAAAAGAAGTACATCATGTTCTTGCTGCTCAGAACTGGAAATTCTTACATGGAGCATGTGCTACATATGACCTTATCAGGCGCATGTTCAAGATCTCTCTTGCTAACAAATGCTTCATGTGTGGTGTTCAAGAGGAAACTCTTACTCATGTGTTATATGAGTGTTTCTTTGCTACAAGGGCCTGGAATTGGCTAGCTGATGTGTTCAAGTTACAACCTAATGCTAACCTTATTGTTTCTTTTAAAGCAGCAAAAGGAAGGAGTCATATTGTCCGTGGTCTGTGGCTTATTGCCAACCTTGTTCTTAGGTCGGAGCTATGGCAGTTGCGGAACAAGGCTGTTTTCGAGGATAAAAAGCCTAATTGGAGTATCTTTCAGAAGCGCGTTCTGAAGTTGATACAAGATTATTCAATTCGGCTCAAGGGTCATATGAAAAATAGTGCTGATGatgttgttcttctgaactaTTTTAGAGTTCAGCACCGTAGTGTGAAGTGGCATCATCCTGTGGCTTGTTTTTGGTTACCGCCTGAGGCTAATGAATTAcaaatttgttgtgatggagcggcGAGAGGTAACCCAGGCGTTGCGGGTGCAGGTGTAGTAGCTAGGGATGAGCATTGTTCAGTTCTTGGTGCTATGAGTATTGGGCTAGGAGTCACAACGAATTATTTAGCGGAATTGTATGgcattattgttggtttggagtgggctatgcAATGGGGTTTTTCTCGTATTTGTATACGGTATGATTCTATGGGAGTTTTTGAATCTTTCAAGAATAATTCCATTCCTTGGTTTGCAAGGAATTGATGGATTATGATCTGTAGACACTATACGTCTATACGTTTCATTCACACTTTTAGGGAGgtgaatttttcagctgatgcaatggcaaagcgggGTTGTTTATTGAGTAATGAAGTGGGTGTACACTACAATGGGAAACCacctttcttaatttctgttgaacatcctaatgttgattattttcggttcaaatagtttcaagtttttggggttgctgtaacctcttttcttgtaaactatttcttgtaaattttgttatctattaatacaattttttgagttatcaaaaaaaaatgctTCAACCATATTAACTTCATGAATATCATCTCTACCACCTGTATCTTTACATGCATCAAATATGTTCAACTCAACAGTCATATTTCCAAATGAAAGATTCATTattccagttcgacaattaatcaaGGCATTTGCAGTTGCAAGAAAAGGACGACCTAAGATGACATGTATTTATTTACTAGCATTAGCTACAGGTTGAGTATCCAAAACGATATAATCCACTGGATAATAAAATTTATCGATTTGAATTAACACATCTCAACTACCCCTCTCGGTACTTAAACTGATATGTCTGCAAGTTTTAGAGTGACTGGGGTGGGTTTTAATTCACCTAATCCCAACTGCTGATACACCGAGAACGGTAGGAGGTTTACACTAGCTCCCAAATCCATAAGTTCTTGTTTGATCTCGAACTTCCCTATTATACAAGAAATAGTATGGCATACCGGATCTTTATATTTGGGAGGAGTGTTGTGTTTAAGAATAGAACTTACCTGTTCCGTGAGAAATGCCTTTTTCTGCACATTGTGCTTCCTCTTGACCGTGCAGAGATCCTTCAAGAACTTGGCGTAAGCTGGAACTTGCTTAATCACACTCAAGAGAGGTATGTTGATCTTCACCTGTTGAAAAACATCAAGGATATCCTTATTATCAGCCAACTGTTTAGTAGACAACAAACGATGAGGAAATGGAACATGCGTTTTCTTATCAATTTCAGATTGCTCATTTTGAATATCACTGTGACTACTCTTAAGCTTCGGAGACTTCTCAGGTTCGTTCACCTTCATCGGAGTCTCAATCACCTTACCACTTCTAAGAGTGGTGACAACATTAGCTTGCTCCAAGTTAGAATTTTTAACCTCAAATTGGCCTTTCGGGTTAGGTTGAGTTTGGGCAGGAAATGTCCCTTTCTCCCTAACATTGAGTCGTGATTCAATTTAACGATGCTAGTTTTCAGCTCATCTAAAGTCTTCATAACATTCTGATTTATCTATGTCTGTCCCTGCATAAAAGTATGTGAAGTATCCTCAAGAGAATTCTTATGAGGTGGCACATAAGGGTTACTAGATGAAGACCCTTGAGGAAAATTAACATCATTCATAGTAGGACCATTTCTCCAACTGAAATTAGGGTGATTTCGCCAATTAGGATTATATGTTTCCGAATAAGGTGAGCTAGAAGGTCTTTTGTATGTATTCATGGCATTTGCTTGGTCATGTAACACTTCTTGAAATGCTGGGATCGTAGGACAATCCTTAGTGTAGTGTTCCACACTTTCGCAAATACCACAAGCATGGTCTACCGAGTCATCTACCTTAACTACATTTGGTTTTGAATAGCATCAACTTTCCTATGCAAGCTAGCAATTTTAGCATTCAAATCATCTTCCTCACTCAACACATACATTCCAGGCCTAGAGCTAGCTAAGGGTTTGGACTTATTCCTATCCGCTGTGCCTGAAGTATCCCAATTTTGGGAATTTTCAGCTAGTGAATCGAAATAACTCCAAGCATCATCAGGTGACTTATTCAGAAATTGTCCATTGCACATCATTTCGACAAACTGACGCATACCAGAATTCAGACCCTCATAAAAGAAGTTAATAACTCTCCAAATTTGATAACCATGATGAGGGCAGCTAGAAAGTAAGTCTTTAAACCTTTCCCAACACTCGAAAAAAGACTCATGTTcattttgagaaaaattcataataTTTTTGCGAAGAGTGGTGGTTTTATGAATAGGATAAAACTTTTTCAAAAACTCTCTAGTCATTTCATTCCATGTCCTAACGGTATTTGGTCGCAAAGAATGCAGCCAAGTCTTAGCTTTCTCCTTGAGAGAAAATGGAAACAATTTCAGTTTTACAACATATTGAGTCGCAACAACAAAAGGCATAGTAGTACAGACCTCATCAAATTCTTTCAAATGTATGTATGGACTCTCGGAGTCCAATCCATGAAACTTAGGCAGTGCTTATATCTGCCCATACTTAATCGACACATTGCCAACATTAGCCGGAAGAACTATACAAGAAGGTGTAGAAGTCCTTTCCGGCTGCAAATAATCCCTAAGGATTCTAGGTCCATCAGCATTGGCTGCGGCCTCAGCAGCTATTCTAGTAGCTTCAACTTCAGCCGCTAATCTCGCAGCTTCATCTGCCATTGGATGACTAGGGTGATTCTCTAATACCCTATTAGCAACACGGTGAAATCTAACTAATCGATTGAATTGATCAGACCTAGAATATTGCACAAAGGAAACAAGAAACAGATACAATGTTACCCAAATGGCTGTGATTGCGGCTAGATTTCAACCTAATCACAACTGGCACAATGGCACTGATTCCCTGCACCCGTAACAGCTCCCAATGTCACCAAGTCTTTAGAGCTATCTTACTCCCTGTTACGAAGCAACATAAATCAGCAAActctaaaacaaaactaaaaaataaaccgATGCAGCACTTAACCCTAAGGAACACTaaacaatccccggcagcggcgccaaaatttgatcactcttttcagagtatcaaagatAAAGAAGTGTAGTATAGTTGTGTTCGAACCACAGAGATTGTTGGTGCTCAGAAGAATTGTTTAGCAAAGCAATAATATAATTTTGATTTGTAGTTGAGAAATCAGAGAATATAATTGTAAAAAGTAACAGTTGATGTAAGTCTACCAAGACTTTAAGGTTTCACCTAATGTATTCAAGTATGTATATGATCAAATTATAACTCACATAGAAATGAATAACGATTCATTCTACCCGGAAGATATAGCAAATTAGAATCTCAATGTAATTAAACAAATACCATTTCATGACAATTGATTATATTTCTAACATAAAGCTCGATTGAGAAATGTCACAGGGATTCCCTAGCATTCAATGTATCCGGAAATCACAATGAATCTAAAAAGTTTATAGACACTACCAACACATAATTGCAATCAAACAGAGACAAAGAAATGGATTAAAACTTGGACTTTATTTATGATCACTGTAAATAATACTTGAACCCATTAAGCTTCCTCTCTCGTCTTGGAAGagaggggtttagcttctcattgtTGTGTAGATAGCCATAAAAAATATTGAATCAAAAACTCTAACACACAAGAGAGCTAAAAAGAACTGAAAAtgaaatgaaagaaaaagaaaattaagttTGCAGTATTCCAGCGTACCCTTCTTGGTTGATTAAGCTCATCCTTTATACAGCAACAACTTGACTTCTTCTCTAACTACTTGATTCAAACATTTCCTGGATTGGGGGAAAATCATTCCAATAGCTGTAACGTCTTCCACATATTTCTGCTCAGAAAAGCTGAAATCAGTTAACTGTATTTGACTTGATATAAACAGCTATCTTCCTGTAAATTCTCACGATTCAGTGGATGTAAACATCAACTAAAATTCCCCATCAACAGCAACCATCATAGCCCTACACCATTGATTCAGCAACCCATGTAAACAAACCAATaaaattcagatgatgatgtagAACTGGAATCATACATCCATTGAACCATTACCCCAGCAAACCTTTCACACAAACCCATCATTTTCAGTCATGAATCATTGGCAGCCATCTCGTCCAAGCACCTTCTTTGTAGCATAATAAAATCAGCCAACACTGAACCCAACTTCACTGCTCGGATGACAACAAACCCCATACAATATATCCCAATAATCACCCAATTGCTTTCTTGTATGCGCCTCCACTTCCTTGTTCAGCGAGACTGAAAGAGCCAAGCAAGTGGCTCGAATGGTTAGCAGCATGGGTGTACAAGGCAGACCACCACAGGACCGACATCTTTTGTTGCCTTGAGCTTTGTTGTCGCAAACGCCATTCAGCTCATCGTTTAGCCATTTATTTTCCGGGTGAACGGGTTTCATttgtaattcctgtaaatgaCTTAAAACAACATTATTAGCCAAATATCgagacctagctagtataaatgtgggtataaaaatgTCTCACTTGCGTGCTTATCACCGACTTTGTTTACcacaagtgcacggtgtcaaaaAGAGCACACAATAGCAAGCACGGTTTATTCCCTCAAGGAGTGTGAAAACTACTAATAATAGATATCGCGAACTGACTAACCAAGATTCAATATTCAGAGATTGTTGTACTAAGAAAAAAATTTAATGAGAAAATAAAGCAATTGTATAAAGATTGTAAATCAAGGATGTGGATGTATTAGGGCTACGGAATCCCTTGCAGGTTAAATTTCACTTATGTCTCTCACAAAGGTCTATAATTTTACTCGTGCACAATTGCAAACCTAGCTATTGATACATGAAAGATATGACGTTTAAGATTTATCGACAAGTCGTAACACAAGTTATGTTTGTTCTCAACCTTAAGTAGAAATCCTAAGAACTAATCATACAAGGCATAAATAGTCTAAGAATATTCATAAATCAATTGGTAACAAGGTTCAATGAGAATTTTTATAAACCTAACAAcagactatacatggcatagaatatGAGAAATTGAATAGAAAATAAACCATTGAAGAGAAACTCAAACACATGACATTAAGCTCAAGTTGGTGAAAACCCTTGTTTAAGAACATAAGTAATTTAAACCTACAAGTTTATCCTTCACCCTAAAAAGTAGtttagctagacatggttttGTTCAAAGCCATAGAAAATGATATAAAGATTGTCAAACTAAGCATATCAATaacagaaaatcaaagaaatctaaaCCTAGTTTTCTTCCCTGTATATGGCGTATCCTCCCAACTGACTCTGTCGTTGTTTATATAGCAACTACCGACTGAGACCTAACAGTACTAGCTGAAACCCAATCTAAGCGCAGACCCTGACTTCGAATTCAGGCCATCAATAAAGTCCGGCCACTGTTAACCACATCTTGGTCTCTGTCTACCTAAGCATCAACTTCACTTGTTTGATTCCATTGCCGCATTTTGTCAAGAACCATACTCATGTCTATAGCACCAACTCCACTTTCTTGTCTGTCTAGGAACTACCCCATTAACTGAACCTGACCCAGCACTGTTCGTCAACTCCTGAACTTGTGAATATCGTCATCAGTGGATGTACACACACCGACAAATCCTCCAAATATCCAGACTTACTCGACTCAAACAAACACCCCTTCATATACACTTCTCCATTTCCCGATTAACTCCAGCCATCTCCGAATTCAGTTCAAGCCAAACCCAAAACTCCATTGATGTTGTTTGAGTTATTCTGCAACTCGAGCAATCGCTCAAAACATCACTACTTGCCTTCAACCGACCAACACAAATTGAGTCCATAACCCAACATCCTATTACTCCTTCATTTAATTTCAAAACCCACAAAATTCAATTGATGTTGCTGCATTGGTTCTCAATTGAAAACTTTCGTTTAAACCCAATATCGAATACCATCTAAACCACTCAGTCTCAATTGTTGTTGCTGGATTGAGATGATTAAAAATCCATTCAGCCCTCTATGTTCACAGCCGAGAATCAATGATAATACCCGTAGCAGTAACATCAATTCTTCGACCTAATTTTACTCAAGAACAACAAATTTCAGTTTGCACCAGAAATCCCAAAGTCAGACCATATTGTTGCTATCAAATTTCAATCCCTGTTGCATACCCACATGAGAACCCCCGGATTCAATCACTACTGTTGGAAAAAGAATGAAATGATTGGCTTGAATCTCGACCCCAAAAATCCACAGATCCACTCTCGTTGAtactgtagattttttttttgctaggtcaaaatggtttattaaagaaaaaaaacgtaattacaagaattacaaaatgggaggtgcTAGGCCTCCACACACCCATAAACTAAAGGggcaaaaaaaaaactctaaaaactcataaaataagctcttaagcactaaaaaatagcataaagaagaaaactaataaaatcaaaatcgctttcgccccttatttccaactctaaaattccttttcttgggaatgagatcatGAATTATTTGATTCAAATCATAGTGCTCTTCCTCACTATGATACTGTAGAAATTCGAAGTAATCAGCACctgcatctcctggctcttcctcaCTGAATCTCGATGTCTCGCCATTGTAAATGGTTGTAATATTAGCTAAGAAAAATGAGAAATCCTCCACTAAAATTGATGATCATATCCCTTTTATTTTGATAAGAAAGAAATGAAGATGTTAGAGTGATATACCATAAAAGGAATGTGGTAGAAGAGCTGCCACGTTTCACTAAAATTGATGATCATAAGCAGAGACCATTCTTTGCCCTGGCCATGTCATGGCATATGTATCCAAGCAGGTGGTGCGGCACATAAGCTCCGACTCCTTTGGAAATGTAAGTCGCAAGTGCCAATTTTGCTTCTAAGCTATTTATCCTCTGGGTGATCAGATTTCACTTGTAATTCCTGAAAAtaacttaaaacaatattattagctagctaacgagacctagctagtgtaaatgtgggtataaaagtgtcgcactttcgtgtttATCAAGTATCCACTTCTGTAAAATAATCTtgatgattggacgactcctagatggattgaccactagtataaagaaataacgtcttcaggatgtcactGGTGCTGGTAGCAGTTCCcctccaggttttccctgactatataaaatgcATGTGTATATAATCTTaatgattagacggctcctagatggattgaccactagtatagatcgataacgtcttcaggatgtcactATGTTGGCATCATTTCCCCTCCAGGTGTTCCCCGACTATACAAAATAAATATTCGCAATTGGTGTGATGTTATTTCCATCCTCTATCTTGTTCTCGAATCAATCCAAAGCTCCTGGATGGATGCACACAAGTATAGAGTAacgttgtgaaaaagcgggggtctaacaacctcaccaatatttcgattagcaatctgtatggacaaactccaatataattccaagggaatcaactagacagtcagactcaatcaatggaaatatatccaagagttatatctctgtttcacaatgtaatcagcaaaccaaacagatagaaatctgtgagtctgattattatgtgaacaacttaaatggtaccaaagaccaatgttcaagtgtcaatcaatttatatcaacaaccaaaggttggattatctaattgattgaactacgcacaacctgtgatatttcaattatatagaaaatataatgcagagaagaaataacacagactccagaaattttgttaacgaggaaactgtaaatgcagaaaaaccccgggacctagtccagatttgaacaccacactgtattaagccgctacagacactaacctactccaagttaacttcggaatggaatgtagttgagccttaaccaatctcacactgatcaaggtactgtcgcattccttacgcctctgaatccctgcAGGACtctgtgcaattgattcccttagatgatctcacccacaacgaagagttgctacgaccaaaagtcgaagacttgataaaccaatctgtctcacacagaaaagtcaattaaatagataaatctgtatcccacagaaataactAAGAGTTTTGTtacgttttttgataaatcaaggtgaacatgaaccaattgatacaccgaacttacattcccgaagaacaacctagtaatatcaatcacctcacaataatcttaatcgtatggtagctaaacaaaatattgtggaatcacaaacgatgagacgaagatgtttgtaactactttttatcttgcctatcggagattaaatctcgagcaaatcttagaaaatatagtactcaattacgatagaaaacaacaagatcagaacacacaactacagagaatggatctggcttcacaataccaatgaaatctttaagtcgttaacctacaaggttttggagaaaacctaaggttataagaaaatcgactctagttgtaACTAGTatcggtgtggggattagttttcccagttgctagagttctcccttgtgtagtcttcaaatcagggtttgcaatcaacgttaccttggtaacaaagcattcaacattcatcgttagatgaaaacctgattagactcaggataatatctttcaactgttagatcgaacttatcttattatacacaaatgaaaagtgacttcatttggatatgagtaaccgtacctaaacgtatacaccttGTTGgcccaacaatagttaaccgaagttagccatatgaacactttcgtaccaaccttattcatcttaaccataactagttcaaatgactcaaatgaaactagttctagagtttttcaattttttatattctgatagaagtatacaagacacaattgaatcaaaatcgatttttgttcactcgaatcaattcatgaatattatagccacggtttgcaaaagattacattccttaatatataaatgtactagttcatgaacaaaccgattttagaatgtaacctactcaagtatgcaaacgggtacgcatacctaagtggtcggactaagtttgggtttgccagtatgcgaacgggtatgcataccttccgaACATAGTTAAatcccggaacttgaaactcacgccgatgcgcataccggtacgcatactaagTTACCAGACTTCcataaaccaaccagtacgcatacgggtatgcataccatggttcccggacttgaaataacttgcaacagttagcaacAGCTAGATATTGGTAAGATTGATGAAGTAGCGAGACGTGCTAAACAACAACAAGTGTTGGTACTCCAAGCCAGAATTGACGCCTTGAAAGATGATGACTTGATGTCTGATTCAGAAGATGAAACTGAACTTGGAATCCGAGCTCGGAGTGGATCGTCACCAAGAATTAATTTCCTCCTCTAACGCTGCCAGTCAAGCAAAGCTATCTAAACCTCAAACACCCAAGGTTTAATATGCGGGTTCTTTTTTGGAATATAAATGGAGTTGCACGTAATGCAGCTCAATGTAAACTAAAGGAGTTATTTAGAGAATTCAAGCCAGATATTTTTTGTCTTGCGGAACCTAAAGTGCACTGCTCGGTTGCCTTTGACAATAGACTTCAACTTGAAGGTTTTTCTTCTCATGTTATTCATAATGCTACTTCTAATAGTATAGCTAATCTTTGGGTTTGTTATTTAGATTCAATAAGGCCTTCTAATCTAAATAGAAGCAAGCATGCCATTTCTATTGAGTTTGATGGGGTAcgtatctcttttgttcatgctagttatgttCAAGTTACAAGGA comes from Papaver somniferum cultivar HN1 chromosome 7, ASM357369v1, whole genome shotgun sequence and encodes:
- the LOC113295590 gene encoding uncharacterized protein LOC113295590 gives rise to the protein MRVLFWNINGVARTTSHSKLRELIRDFHPEVFGLAVPKVACSANFGRRLISEGYSSFIINNSANVGIGNLWVCYKDGLHVSVVNSSKQAITIAVDGVYISFVHAIYSQTTRRRIWQKLVMQDSITPWLVIGDFNCILCLNEKKGGLEIRSSVIDDFSDWMDDNNLFESDSLGSKFTWCNRQSGTRRIISKLDRAIINAAWLAKFENWRCKALPREVSEHSTLFGYPFSVPRPCRAPFRVQKMWFLHGDFLRMVNESWTLSVHGSPDFIFPYKLKRLKIAMKDWNLRIFGNVNSRLKQDQLHFETSSLISDEDPSNTAKLNAMKDAMKTLCDTRLQQLTMLKQKSRNKWLVEGSSNSSFFHNSIRIRKSFNTISELVDMNGTCLTNYEQLRNHVIQFYEDKFNGQDPVIEGDLFYFEHASISVEESNAMDMIPSPEEIKQAVFDLIADSAPGTDGFSGCFYRHCWDIIHDDLTKAIIHCWNAGSIPNGVNSSFIILLAKSARISVILNGSPEGYFKINRGLRQGNSKSLHNLVDLLGRYQRASGQTVCCQKSKIYYGGGSSSWCNYIASYLGMSVDTFPDRYLGVQIMPGIVRYRHISNVVENIRNQLAGWRGRLLSFHDRIVLVKSVIASYYIHDMAIYKW
- the LOC113295592 gene encoding uncharacterized protein LOC113295592; the encoded protein is MMCNGQFLNKSPDDAWSYFDSLAENSQNWDTSGTADRNKSKPLASSRPGMYVLSEEDDLNAKIASLHRKVDAIQNQMEKGTFPAQTQPNPKGQFEVKNSNLEQANVVTTLRSGKVIETPMKVNEPEKSPKLKSSHSDIQNEQSEIDKKTHVPFPHRLLSTKQLADNKDILDVFQQVKINIPLLSVIKQVPAYAKFLKDLCTVKRKHNVQKKAFLTEQVSSILKHNTPPKYKDPVCHTISCIIGKFEIKQELMDLGASVNLLPFSVYQQLGLGELKPTPVTLKLADISV